A part of Halobaculum sp. MBLA0143 genomic DNA contains:
- the btuC gene encoding vitamin B12 ABC transporter permease BtuC, with the protein MQRVWRRTAAYAAAATVVLVVSVVVSAGVGPVSIPALEVAAVVLNAVKLPVGVSFDGAPGLLQTPGMTVEFVSLFDFSVDRTYAVIVRTVRLPRILLAALVGIALSAAGTVMQGFFRNPMADPSIVGVSSGAAVGAVAAIVLPFALPFGLGLQAAAFLGGLVAGFAVYLIATRDGRTPTATLLLVGVAIQTLLSAVVSTMILFSGKSMRRVVFWLMGHLKNAGWDEVAVAAVVVPPLVVALSAYARDLNVLLLGEGDAGALGVEVERSKRALLAISSVLTGAAVAVTGVIGFVGLIVPHGVRLLVGPDHRVLLPTSALAGGSFLVVADTVARSGVVEIPVGVVTAAAGAPFFLYLLRTREVYEL; encoded by the coding sequence GTGCAGCGAGTGTGGCGACGGACGGCGGCGTACGCCGCGGCCGCGACGGTGGTGCTAGTCGTGTCGGTCGTCGTCAGCGCCGGCGTCGGTCCGGTTTCGATTCCGGCGCTGGAGGTCGCGGCAGTGGTGTTGAACGCCGTCAAGCTCCCGGTCGGGGTGTCGTTCGACGGTGCCCCGGGGCTGCTCCAGACGCCCGGAATGACAGTCGAGTTCGTCAGTCTGTTCGACTTCTCCGTCGACCGAACGTACGCCGTGATCGTTCGGACGGTTCGACTGCCGCGCATCCTGCTGGCGGCGCTCGTCGGAATCGCGCTGTCTGCCGCCGGCACCGTGATGCAGGGGTTCTTCCGCAACCCGATGGCCGACCCCTCTATCGTCGGGGTGTCGTCGGGCGCCGCCGTCGGTGCCGTCGCCGCCATCGTCTTGCCGTTCGCGCTCCCGTTCGGGCTCGGGCTCCAGGCGGCCGCCTTCCTCGGCGGGCTCGTCGCCGGCTTCGCCGTCTACCTGATCGCCACCCGGGACGGTCGGACGCCGACCGCGACGCTGTTGTTGGTCGGGGTGGCCATCCAGACGCTCCTGAGTGCGGTCGTCTCGACGATGATCCTCTTCTCCGGGAAGTCGATGCGCCGTGTCGTGTTCTGGCTGATGGGCCACCTGAAGAACGCCGGCTGGGACGAGGTGGCCGTCGCGGCCGTCGTCGTCCCGCCGCTCGTGGTCGCGCTGTCGGCGTACGCCCGCGACCTGAACGTACTCTTGCTGGGCGAGGGGGACGCCGGCGCGCTCGGGGTCGAGGTGGAACGCTCCAAGCGAGCCCTGTTGGCAATCTCGTCGGTGTTGACGGGCGCGGCCGTCGCCGTCACCGGCGTGATCGGCTTCGTCGGGCTGATCGTCCCGCACGGCGTCCGGCTGCTCGTCGGCCCGGACCACCGCGTCCTGTTGCCGACGAGCGCACTCGCCGGCGGCAGCTTCCTCGTCGTCGCCGACACGGTCGCTCGGTCGGGCGTCGTGGAGATCCCGGTCGGCGTCGTCACCGCCGCCGCCGGCGCCCCCTTCTTCCTGTACCTCCTCCGCACCAGGGAGGTGTACGAGCTGTGA
- a CDS encoding heme ABC transporter ATP-binding protein produces the protein MTGALSASDLRVRLGGEPVLTDVSLAVDRGEFVGLVGPNGAGKTTLLRTLNGTLTPDSGTVRVDDAPLSDHSSREIARRVGTVPQGTSLSFDFSVADVVEMGRTPYVSRFGRTDADDRAAVDDAMAAAEVTEFADRSVQTLSGGERQRVLLARALAQETPVLLLDEPTASLDINHQVRTLGLVRSTVDGDPGRAVLAAIHDLDLAARYCDRLLLLADGEIQAAGDPATVLGSDALRTAFGVPTELSRDPTTGTPRVTALPDDASGSSESSERAGTSESSERAGTSESPGGVEASESSEKAGTSESPGGVEASDE, from the coding sequence GTGACGGGAGCGCTGTCGGCGTCGGACCTCCGGGTCCGACTCGGCGGGGAACCCGTGTTGACGGACGTGTCACTCGCCGTCGACCGCGGGGAGTTCGTCGGGCTCGTCGGCCCGAACGGCGCCGGCAAGACCACGCTCCTCCGGACGCTCAACGGGACGCTCACCCCCGACTCGGGGACGGTCCGCGTCGACGACGCCCCGCTGTCGGACCACTCCAGCCGCGAGATCGCTCGCCGGGTGGGGACCGTTCCACAGGGGACGAGCCTCTCGTTCGACTTTTCCGTCGCCGACGTGGTGGAGATGGGTCGGACGCCGTACGTCTCCCGGTTCGGTCGGACGGACGCAGACGACCGCGCCGCCGTCGACGACGCGATGGCCGCCGCGGAGGTGACGGAGTTCGCCGACCGTTCCGTCCAGACCCTCTCGGGCGGCGAGCGTCAACGCGTCCTCCTGGCCCGGGCGCTCGCTCAGGAGACACCCGTGCTCCTCTTGGACGAACCGACCGCGAGTCTCGACATCAACCACCAAGTGCGCACGCTGGGGCTCGTCCGGTCGACCGTCGACGGCGACCCCGGTCGGGCCGTGTTGGCAGCGATCCACGACCTCGACCTGGCTGCCCGGTACTGTGACCGACTACTGTTGCTCGCGGACGGCGAGATCCAGGCCGCCGGTGACCCGGCGACCGTCCTCGGGAGCGACGCGCTCCGGACGGCGTTCGGCGTCCCGACGGAGCTCAGCCGCGACCCCACGACCGGAACCCCGCGGGTGACGGCGCTGCCAGACGACGCCTCCGGCTCGTCCGAGTCGTCCGAGAGGGCCGGAACGTCCGAGTCGTCCGAGAGGGCCGGAACGTCCGAGTCACCCGGAGGGGTCGAGGCGTCCGAGTCGTCCGAGAAGGCCGGAACGTCCGAGTCACCCGGAGGGGTCGAGGCGTCCGACGAGTGA
- a CDS encoding class I SAM-dependent methyltransferase family protein: MNAPCVRVARERGETTRERLADAGLLDGDRRIEVEDGRIYVPVVDPDAVPSELPVVDRATGERDRQTTPADLLDEEPTYERLGDVVVIDEDDPSRAREVADAVVDSDVPCQAVVDRASKVQGEYRVREWTLLAGEETETVHREYGHEFLVDPTTVYFSPRLATERHRVIEQVQPDERLLDMFAGVGPFAVPAASRDAEVVAVDANPAAVPFLRENARRNAVADRVTAVEADVRTLADGDGGYRGWADRLIANLPHSADEFLDTAVALAGDDCVLHYYDIQHEDDPFGPGERAIRAAAGDEYDVSVETEHVVRSYAPHELNVCLDVRLTRREPAQGELSDPGE, translated from the coding sequence GTGAACGCACCGTGTGTCCGAGTCGCCCGCGAGCGCGGGGAGACGACCCGCGAACGGCTCGCCGACGCCGGGCTGTTGGACGGCGACCGCCGGATCGAGGTCGAAGACGGCCGGATCTACGTCCCCGTCGTCGACCCGGACGCGGTGCCGTCGGAGCTGCCCGTCGTCGACCGTGCGACCGGCGAGCGCGACCGACAGACCACGCCCGCGGATCTGCTGGACGAAGAACCCACCTACGAACGGCTCGGCGACGTGGTGGTGATCGACGAGGACGACCCGAGCCGGGCACGCGAGGTGGCCGACGCCGTCGTCGACTCCGACGTGCCCTGTCAGGCCGTCGTCGACCGCGCCTCGAAGGTCCAGGGGGAGTACCGCGTCCGGGAGTGGACGCTCCTGGCCGGCGAGGAGACGGAGACCGTCCACCGGGAGTACGGCCACGAGTTCTTGGTAGACCCGACGACGGTGTACTTCTCACCCCGGCTGGCGACGGAGCGTCACCGCGTGATCGAACAGGTCCAGCCGGACGAGCGACTCCTCGACATGTTCGCCGGCGTCGGCCCGTTCGCCGTCCCCGCGGCCAGCCGGGACGCCGAGGTCGTCGCCGTCGACGCCAACCCCGCCGCCGTGCCGTTCCTCCGGGAGAACGCCCGCCGCAACGCTGTCGCCGACCGCGTGACCGCCGTCGAGGCGGACGTGCGCACCCTCGCGGACGGCGACGGGGGGTACCGCGGCTGGGCCGACCGACTGATCGCCAACCTCCCGCACTCCGCAGACGAGTTCCTGGACACCGCCGTCGCGCTCGCGGGCGACGACTGTGTCCTTCACTACTACGACATCCAACACGAAGACGACCCGTTCGGTCCCGGCGAGCGGGCTATCCGTGCGGCCGCCGGCGACGAGTACGACGTGAGTGTCGAGACTGAGCACGTCGTCCGGTCGTACGCACCCCACGAACTCAACGTCTGTCTGGACGTGCGGCTCACCCGACGCGAGCCCGCGCAGGGGGAGTTATCAGATCCGGGCGAGTAG
- a CDS encoding TspO/MBR family protein: protein MYPPSATFAVAWTTLFTLQGVAVWLVVRSPPGRARTIALAAFVGQFVVNLAWTPTFFGLQAIRPRWPSPGCSSPRSPRRPSCSVESTGVPLSC, encoded by the coding sequence ATCTACCCCCCGTCGGCGACGTTCGCCGTCGCCTGGACGACGTTGTTCACCCTGCAGGGCGTCGCCGTCTGGCTCGTCGTCCGGTCGCCGCCCGGGCGTGCTCGGACGATCGCGCTCGCGGCGTTCGTCGGCCAGTTCGTCGTCAATCTGGCGTGGACGCCGACGTTCTTCGGGCTCCAGGCGATCCGGCCGCGCTGGCCGTCGCCGGGCTGCTCGTCCCCACGGTCGCCGCGACGGCCGTCCTGTTCGGTCGAGTCGACCGGCGTGCCGCTTTCCTGTTGA
- a CDS encoding tryptophan-rich sensory protein: protein MFGRVDRRAAFLLIPYLLWAGFAVLLTARFLAVN, encoded by the coding sequence CTGTTCGGTCGAGTCGACCGGCGTGCCGCTTTCCTGTTGATTCCGTACCTCCTGTGGGCCGGGTTCGCGGTCCTGCTCACCGCTCGGTTCCTCGCCGTGAACTGA
- a CDS encoding alpha/beta fold hydrolase, producing the protein MALERLRSGLKYAGYGVALAGAAAAVSRGLRARAGELEPPLSGDHDTLRWRGMDVGYTEAGDPDDDTLVLVHGINAAGSSGEFREIFDDLAADHHVVAPDLPGFGCSDRPPLRYSAALYEDFLADFLARYDEPAVLASSLSAAYTAAALDRGDVTASRLALVCPTATGGPEPPKAWLRELLRAPVVGEAVYNVLGSKPSIRYFNADHGYWDPEKAGDDWQEYEWRTAHQEGARFAPASFISGSLNSDVALGPLLSELDVPTTILWGREADLPPLAEGRELAETADARLVVFDDALLLPHVEFPRQFVDAVRGDTADAERPVTVERE; encoded by the coding sequence ATGGCTCTCGAACGTCTCCGATCCGGACTGAAGTACGCTGGCTACGGCGTAGCCCTCGCGGGGGCGGCCGCCGCCGTCTCGCGCGGGCTACGCGCCCGGGCCGGCGAACTCGAACCGCCGTTGAGCGGCGACCACGACACCCTCCGGTGGCGTGGGATGGACGTCGGCTACACCGAGGCCGGCGACCCGGACGACGACACCCTCGTGCTCGTTCACGGGATCAACGCCGCCGGCTCCAGCGGGGAGTTCCGCGAGATCTTCGACGACCTCGCGGCCGACCACCACGTCGTCGCGCCGGATCTCCCCGGGTTCGGCTGCTCCGACCGACCGCCGCTGCGCTACTCCGCCGCGCTGTACGAGGACTTCCTCGCGGACTTCCTGGCCCGCTACGACGAGCCGGCCGTGCTCGCCTCCTCGCTGTCGGCCGCCTACACCGCCGCCGCGTTGGACCGGGGCGACGTGACCGCGAGCCGGCTCGCGCTCGTCTGCCCGACCGCGACCGGCGGCCCGGAGCCGCCCAAGGCCTGGCTGCGGGAACTACTCCGAGCGCCCGTCGTCGGCGAAGCGGTCTACAACGTCCTCGGGTCGAAGCCGTCGATCCGGTACTTCAACGCCGACCACGGCTACTGGGACCCGGAGAAGGCCGGCGACGACTGGCAGGAGTACGAGTGGCGCACGGCCCACCAGGAGGGCGCCCGCTTCGCCCCCGCATCGTTCATCTCCGGCAGCCTCAACAGCGACGTGGCGCTGGGCCCGCTCCTGTCGGAGCTGGACGTGCCGACGACGATCCTCTGGGGCCGCGAGGCCGACCTCCCGCCGCTGGCGGAGGGGCGCGAGTTGGCCGAGACCGCCGACGCCCGGCTCGTCGTGTTCGACGACGCCCTCCTGCTC